One Plasmodium cynomolgi strain B DNA, chromosome 12, whole genome shotgun sequence genomic region harbors:
- a CDS encoding hypothetical protein (putative), which produces MTDFQTASSSLEEIKNLCSELLNATEEEVFNKLSLYDELEKKLKKIQPIITRIRIRRNEKDESKRTYGEKMIKNVDTLLERYDMVYNIYEEELTIFRENYEIEKKKIIANKLLQEQQRKEHEAQLLNRGREETKVEHLTIQRMNEEKMRALQNTQEDHAQRMKRVETIKAIIQEKCGFLCDEIAAACDRDAAVQYVHAQLGGPPGGANTANGANGANTANDANDANAANDATTANLATTANLATTANLATTANLATTANLANPGNGAVHLVDCLYLVYKQNEFKPFKEALQNIIEYLTHLVKNVDNEQMKLINLMNEQFQKNILSKKGTLLLFVLIGYVVKRPGDVLHVLKKLNRSVDEKNIYMYLEEPDIAADYEGWKCWYDGLQTALDVLCSFSRCVNKYCDVPSDEQVRSAFLYLRRKFGEVRSATGLEV; this is translated from the coding sequence ATGACGGACTTCCAGACGGCTTCCAGCTCCCTGGAGGAAATCAAAAACCTATGCAGCGAGCTGCTGAACGCaacggaggaggaggtgTTCAACAAGCTGAGTCTATATGacgagttggaaaaaaagttgaagaaAATACAACCAATAATAACTCGCATACGTATTCGTAGGAACGAGAAGGATGAATCGAAGAGGACATATGGAGAAAAGATgattaaaaatgtggacaCTCTCCTGGAGAGGTATGATATGGTTTATAACATCTACGAGGAGGAACTGACTATTTTTAGAGAAAACTacgaaattgagaaaaagaaaattattgcGAATAAGTTGCTACAGGAGCAGCAACGGAAGGAGCATGAAGCGCAGCTACTCAACagggggagagaagaaacCAAAGTGGAACACTTGACGATTCAGAGgatgaatgaagaaaaaatgagggcTCTACAAAACACACAAGAAGATCATGCGCAGAGGATGAAGCGGGTGGAAACAATAAAGGCCATCATTCAGGAGAAGTGTGGCTTCCTCTGTGACGAGATTGCTGCGGCGTGCGACCGTGACGCGGCCGTGCAGTACGTGCATGCTCAGCTGGGGGGGCCTCCGGGCGGAGCGAACACGGCCAACGGTGCCAACGGGGCGAACACGGCCAACGATGCGAACGATGCCAACGCCGCCAACGATGCCACCACCGCCAACCTTGCCACCACCGCCAACCTTGCCACCACCGCCAACCTTGCCACCACCGCCAACCTTGCCACCACCGCCAACCTCGCCAACCCCGGCAACGGTGCGGTCCACCTCGTCGACTGCCTCTACCTGGTGTACAAGCAAAACGAGTTCAAGCCATTCAAGGAGGCACTCCAAAATATCATCGAGTACCTAACCCACTTGGTCAAAAACGTAGACAATGAGCAAATGAAACTCATAAATCTCATGAACGAACagttccaaaaaaatattctttccaAGAAGGGGACTCTTCTCCTATTCGTTTTAATTGGGTACGTGGTGAAAAGGCCGGGAGACGTGTTGCATGTGCTGAAGAAGCTTAACAGGTCAGTGgacgagaaaaatatttatatgtatttggAAGAACCAGACATCGCTGCTGACTATGAGGGGTGGAAGTGCTGGTACGATGGTCTGCAAACTGCGCTCGATGTGTTGTGCTCCTTCTCCCGCTGCGTGAACAAGTATTGCGATGTCCCCTCGGATGAGCAGGTGCGCTCGGCTTTTTTGTACTTGCGGAGGAAGTTTGGCGAGGTGAGAAGTGCGACGGGGTTAGAAGTGTGA
- a CDS encoding NAD-dependent deacetylase (putative), with protein sequence MGNLMIFARRRVTKSITLEDLASMIRECTYVVALTGSGTSAESNIPSFRGTNSSIWSKYDPKIYGTIWGFWKSPEKIWEVIRDISSDYEIELNPGHTALSALENLGYLKTVITQNIDGLHEESGNSKVIPLHGSVFEARCCTCRETIQLNKIMLQKTSHFMHQLPPECPCGGIFKPNVVLFGEVIPKSLLKQAEKEIEKCDLLLVLGTSSSVSTATNLCYYAHRKKKKIVEVNISKTYITNRLSDYHVRAKFSDL encoded by the coding sequence ATGGGGAACCTAATGATATTCGCCCGAAGGAGGGTGACAAAGAGCATCACGCTGGAGGACCTGGCGTCCATGATAAGAGAATGCACCTACGTAGTGGCCCTAACAGGCTCAGGAACATCAGCAGAAAGTAACATCCCCAGTTTCCGTGGAACCAACAGTTCTATATGGAGTAAATATGATCCCAAAATATATGGCACCATTTGGGGATTCTGGAAATCACcagaaaaaatttgggaAGTTATTAGGGACATCTCATCAGATTATGAAATCGAATTGAACCCAGGACATACAGCTCTATCGGCATTAGAAAATTTGGGATACTTAAAAACAGTTATCACACAGAATATAGATGGCTTACATGAGGAGAGTGGGAATTCAAAAGTAATTCCCCTGCATGGGAGTGTCTTTGAAGCTCGCTGCTGTACATGTAGGGAGACAATTCagttaaacaaaataatgttaCAGAAAACCTCTCATTTCATGCACCAGCTACCTCCAGAATGTCCTTGTGGTGGAATTTTTAAACCTAATGTTGTTCTTTTTGGAGAAGTCATTCCTAAGTCCCTTTTGAAACAAGCTGAGAAGGAGATAGAGAAGTGTGACCTTCTTTTAGTTCTGGgcacttcttcctccgtcTCCACCGCAACTAATTTGTGTTACTATGCTCataggaagaagaaaaaaattgtcgaGGTGAATATCTCCAAAACGTATATCACGAATCGCTTGTCCGACTACCATGTGCGCGCCAAGTTCAGCGACTTG
- a CDS encoding hypothetical protein (putative), whose protein sequence is MNKLNHANVEYELVNSFMRTFNSELKFQLNLTSADDQEDKKNSMLHQMADLFTDKLICYCTTPMALVVPHGDSEGGLLGDDLLEQIRFFFKQIEEKSQENFLFNMCLDKIAECIFNFKPNPEDVASWISRQALADLVKALLGDNLKRYEQCIICMTDFIKERHAKLNFAQVDNVVLMIEIVQYAIVYLSERKYNTKCSSFVREEWFEHFTDLLHTLKNSEWKIFFHQLIVAETFLYEKKAENTNKEFNSYYKQQLEVWRLKNTSYSKWFKIEMPLSLSLLK, encoded by the exons ATGAACAAGCTGAATCACGCGAACGTCGAATACGAGTTGGTCAACTCCTTTATGCGAACCTTCAACAGTG AGCTCAAGTTTCAGCTGAACCTAACCAGCGCCGACGACCAGGAGGACAAGAAAAACTCAATGCTTCACCAGATGGCCGACCTGTTCACGGACAAGCTTATTTGCTACTGCACTACCCCCATGGCTCTTGTGGTCCCCCATGGCGACAGCGAGGGTGGCCTTCTGGGTGACGACCTCCTGGAGCAGAttcgtttctttttca AGCAAATCGAGGAGAAGAGCCAAGAGAACTTCCTATTCAACATGTGCCTTGACAAAATTGCGGAATGCATTTTCAATTTCAAGCCAAACC CCGAGGACGTGGCCAGCTGGATTTCTAGACAGGCGTTGGCCGACCTGGTGAAGGCCCTACTGGGCGACAACTTAAAAAGATACGAACAGT GCATCATCTGCATGACGGACTTCATAAAAGAAAGACACGCGAAATTGAATTTCGCTCAAGTTGACAACGTTGTACTCATGATCGAGATCGTTCAATATGCCATTGTTTACCTGTCTGAGCGGAAATACAACACG AAATGCTCCTCATTCGTGCGAGAGGAATGGTTTGAGCACTTTACAGATTTG CTGCACACGCTAAAGAACTCCgagtggaaaatatttttccaccaACTGATAGTCGCGGAAACGTTTCTTTACGAGAAGAAGGCGGAAAACACGAACAAGGAGTTTAACAGCTATTACAAGCAGCAGCTGGAGGTGTGGAGGCTGAAAAATACGTCGTACTCCAAGTGGTTTAAAATTGAGATGCCCCTCTCGCTGAGTTTGTTGAAATGA